ATAACCAAATTCCCTTGCCAGAAAAAACGCTTGTCTCAAAGTTTGGGATCAATTCGCTAGAATAAAACCATTGGCCCCCCGGAAAAGTTGTCAAGAATACCCCGAAATGATAGAGTCTGCTGGATAATTGCTATCAGGCAACATTGCATAGTCGAAAGTGCATTTCCCAAACATCATCTCCTGCCTCAAACCTACTGGCATTATTCCCCAGAGCGCACCCTAGATACTGTTCATTTTTCCTTTTCCACTAACGCATCGCCATTACTGTAGACAACATGAGCATTGATTCTATCCGCCTACGCAATGAATTCATCAATACCCAGGTGATCACCCAAAATCGGGGTACTCGCCTGGGCGTCGTCAAGGATGTATTAGTGGACATCGATCGCCGCGAAGTTGTCTCCCTCGGACTGCGAGATAGCGTTTTTTCCGTCTCGGGCATGCCCAAATACATGTATCTGGAGGCGATTACCAAAACTGGCGATGTCATTCTTGTCAATAATGAAGATGTCCTGGCTGACGTGGATGTTGAGGCTTACAGCCCCTTGATCAATAGTGAGGTCATCACCGAAGCAGGAGAACCCCTAGGGCGCGTACGGGACTTTCAATTTGATCTAGAAACGGGTGTTGTCTCCTCGATTATTATCGCTTCCATTGGTTTGCCCCAAATTCCAGAGCAGGTAATCAGCACCTATGAGCTGCCCATTGAAGAAGTAATTAGCAGCGGCCCCAATCGCCTGATTGTTTTTGAGGGGGCGGAAGAACGCCTCAGTCAAATCACCGTTGGCCTCCTGGAGCGTCTAGGCATCGGCCGTCCTCCCTGGGAGCGGGAACAGGAAGATCTTTACTACGCACCAACTGCTCGCCCAGAAAATCAACTGGGCACTGGTGTGCCGCTCCAGCAACCTATTTCCCGCCCCGTAGAAGCCCGTCAACCCCTTAACAACTGGGAGGACGAATGGGAAGAAGAGGCGATCGCCCCGCCCCCACCCCAGCGACAACAGGCCAGAGCCATGCGCTACGACGAATATGACGAAGGGAGTAACTGGGGAGATGACGGCGGCTACGGTTATGAAGAGCCTGCCCAAGGTTATGGCGAAGATGTCGCCGGGGATGTTTGGGATGATGACAGTCGTGATGAGCCGCCCTACCAGCCCCCAGCAGTAAACATTCCCGAAAAGAAAAAAGAATA
The nucleotide sequence above comes from [Synechococcus] sp. NIES-970. Encoded proteins:
- a CDS encoding hypothetical protein (conserved hypothetical protein); amino-acid sequence: MSIDSIRLRNEFINTQVITQNRGTRLGVVKDVLVDIDRREVVSLGLRDSVFSVSGMPKYMYLEAITKTGDVILVNNEDVLADVDVEAYSPLINSEVITEAGEPLGRVRDFQFDLETGVVSSIIIASIGLPQIPEQVISTYELPIEEVISSGPNRLIVFEGAEERLSQITVGLLERLGIGRPPWEREQEDLYYAPTARPENQLGTGVPLQQPISRPVEARQPLNNWEDEWEEEAIAPPPPQRQQARAMRYDEYDEGSNWGDDGGYGYEEPAQGYGEDVAGDVWDDDSRDEPPYQPPAVNIPEKKKEYEYEEDAGY